In Pedobacter sp. SL55, the following proteins share a genomic window:
- the dapF gene encoding diaminopimelate epimerase, translating to MNIKFYKYQGAGNDFVLIDGRENPIKNIDTKAVAQLCDRRFGIGADGLMFLTNSKDYDFEMIYHNADGKVGSMCGNGGRCIVAFAKHLGIFDTETNFLAVDGPHYAKISAEGNWVELQMIDVAAINLDKDAFVLNTGSPHYVKEVTGLENMDVYTEGYNIRNNETYKTDGINVNFVEKKPDHLFVRTFERGVEDETYACGTGVTAVAMAMAKRQHQIGQVVTPVTVLGGNLEINFSYDGEKFTDVFLCGPAEKVFEGEINL from the coding sequence ATGAATATTAAATTCTATAAATACCAAGGTGCCGGAAATGATTTTGTATTGATTGATGGTAGAGAAAATCCTATAAAAAATATCGATACAAAGGCCGTAGCGCAACTTTGTGACCGTAGGTTTGGCATTGGTGCCGATGGCTTAATGTTTTTAACCAATAGTAAAGACTACGATTTTGAAATGATTTACCACAATGCAGATGGTAAGGTTGGTAGCATGTGTGGTAACGGCGGCAGATGCATTGTGGCCTTTGCTAAGCATCTAGGAATTTTTGACACAGAGACTAATTTTTTGGCAGTTGATGGCCCTCATTATGCCAAAATTTCAGCAGAAGGCAATTGGGTAGAGTTACAGATGATAGATGTAGCTGCTATAAATTTGGATAAAGACGCTTTTGTATTGAACACAGGTTCGCCGCACTATGTGAAAGAAGTTACAGGGCTAGAAAATATGGATGTTTATACCGAAGGTTACAACATTCGCAATAACGAAACCTACAAAACCGACGGCATCAACGTAAATTTTGTAGAGAAAAAACCTGATCATTTATTTGTTAGAACTTTTGAGCGTGGCGTAGAAGATGAAACTTATGCTTGCGGTACGGGCGTAACTGCGGTTGCGATGGCCATGGCTAAAAGGCAACATCAAATTGGCCAAGTGGTAACTCCGGTAACTGTACTTGGTGGCAATTTAGAGATCAATTTTAGCTACGATGGCGAGAAATTTACCGATGTGTTTTTATGTGGCCCGGCAGAAAAGGTTTTTGAGGGCGAGATAAATTTGTAG